The nucleotide sequence CCAGGGCCGTGGCCGTGAGCATCCAGGCGGTGTTGCCCGCATCCAGGGTCGGTGCCGGCGCGGGGGCCGCAGCGGGGGCCGACACCGCCGGGGCTGCGGCCGGCGCCGCGCCCTCCTCCTGGGCCAGCACCAGCGGGCTCGCGCAGAGCAGGAGCACGGCCAGCAGCCAGCCCGTCAGACACTGCTTCAGTGTTTTCATCTTGCATTCCTCTCAGTGTGGTAATCCCGCATGGATCTCAAAGCGCCTCGCCATCGACTTCGCCGGTGCGGATGCGCACCGCCCGTTCCACGTCCTGGACGAAGATCTTGCCGTCGCCGATCTTGCCGGTGCGCGCCGCCCGCTCGATGGCGTCGATGGCCTGCTCCAAAAGCTCGTCCGGCACCACCACGTCCAGTTTGACCTTGGGCAGAAAATCCACCACGTACTCGGCGCCGCGGTAGAGTTCGGTGTGGCCCTTCTGGCGGCCGAAGCCCTTGACCTCGGTCACCGTCACCCCCTGCACGCCGATCTCCGACAGGGCCTCGCGCACGTCGTCCAGCTTGAAGGGCTTGATCACAGCAATGATGAGTTTCATCACGTCTTCTCCTGAAAATCCGGAAAACCGCCTAAAAGCTCAGATTCAACCCCAGCCAGGCGTTGTTTTCGAGATCGTTGCCGAAGGCATCCTTGCCGCCGAAGGTATAGTTCACGCTCATGGCGGAGCCCTTGACCGGCAGCGGATGGCTGAGGCTCACGGTGGCGTCGGTGAAGCTGCTGGATTTGGTGCGCCCGCTGATGAACCTGGTGTCGTCCTTGTTGAAGAAATACATGCCCGCATTGGCGCCGAGAGTGAAATCCTGCGACAGGGGGAAGCTGCCGGCCAGATTGACGTAGACGTCGCCGGCGCTGGTCCAGGCCGCGTCCTGCAGGGCGTAATAGACGTTGAGGACGGCCGGCCCGTAGGACAGCTTGCCGTTCAGCTCCACCGTGTTGTTGTCATCGATGGACCGGCTGCCGGTGTACAGATAGCCGATGACCCCCAGACCGTAGCCGAAGTCGCCGACCTTGCCGCCATAGCCGAGAATCAGGTCGTTTTCCAGGCCGCCACCGCCGCCCACGGGCAGATCGCCGTAATCCACGCTGGAGCCCCAGTAGCTGAGCGAAAGCCCGCTTGCGTGGCTGTAGCTCAGGCCGCCCTGCACCGCCACCGCCCGGCCCACGTTCTGGCTGATGCCGCGGAAGATGTAATCGCTGACCACGCCGACATTGCCGCTGATCTCGGCGCTGGCCGGCAGGGCACAGCCCAGCAGTACGGCACCCAAAGTGGGTAAAGCGAGAGTCTGGATCTTTTTATTGAACGGACGCATGTAATTCCTCCTGATCATGTAAAGCAAGATGTAAAGCAAAAAAGTGCCGGAGCGCTGCCGACATGACCAAAGCACAAGCCATGCCAGCATTTTTAATTCATATGTTTCAATATCTTACAAAAAATCCTGAGGTGCCGGGCCGGCCAATGCCGCCGGCATGCCCCGAACTGGTGCAGGGAGCGGGGCGGCCAGACCTTACCAGGATTGGCCTTGCATCAGAACTTGTGCTATCAATGCCGTAAAGAAAAACCAATGTTTCCCCGGTCCGCGGGTGAGCTTCGCCTTCAGTGGAGTGGTGCATGGCAGAAACGATGCAGGTGGATGTCGCCATACTCGGCGCCGGGCCGGTGGGCCTGAGCCTGGCGCTGGCGCTGGCTGACAGCCACCTGAGCGTGGCCCTGCTGGACACCTTTCCCGCACCGCGCGCCGCCGTGCCCGCCAGCGCGCCCGAACGCACCATCGCCCTGTCGCTGGGCAGCAGCCGCATTCTCGCCAGCCTGGGCGTCGCCGCTTACCTGGACGACGCCGCGCCCATCACTCACATCCAGGTATCCCAGGCCGGCCTGAGCGGCGTGGTGCGTCTGGATGCCGGCCTGCTGGGGGAAAGCTTCCTCGGGCAGGTGGTGGAGTTGGACCGGGTGCGCGCGGCCATTGCGCATGCCCTCCCCGCCAGCACCAACTTGGTGCAAATGGCGACCGGCCCGCTCCAGGCCCTGCAGCAGCACGGCGACGCAGTGGCGGTGCACAGCGCCAAGGGCGTGGTGCGCGCGCAGCTGCTGGTGGGGGCGGATGGCGGCCAGGGCGGGCTCGCCCCGCTGGCGGGGCTGGCGCGGCTGGGTTGGGACCACAACCGCTATGCCTGCATCGCTTCCGTGAAGACCGCGCGCGCGCCGGCCGGCATCGCCTACGAGCATTTTCTGCCGAGCGGCCCCCTGGCCTTCCTGCCCTTCACCGAAGATCGCTTTTCCATCGTCTGGAGCCTGACGCCGAGCGAGGCGGCGCGCCTGCAGACCCTGGACGATGCCGGTTTCCTGGACCAGCTGAACCGGCATCTGCCGCCGGGCCTCGGGCGGGTGGTCGCCACCGGCCCGCGCGCGCAGCTGCCGCTCGGTTTCCAGCGCCTCCTCGCGCGGCCGGACCGGCGCCTGGCCCTGATCGGCAACGCCGCCCAGACCCTGCATCCGGTGGCGGGTCAGGGCTTCAATCTGGGCTTGCGCGATGCCGTCACCTTGGCGGCCATGCTCAAGGCCGCCGCCGAACGCGGCGAGGACATCGGCGGGCCGCTCCTCCTGAGCCGCTATCTGGCCAGCCGACGCTGGGACGCCGTTCAGGTCATCGGCTTCACCGAGGGCCTCAACCGGCTTTTCTCCAGCGACTTTCTGCCCCTGCAGCTGGCCCGCGCCGCCGGCCTGGCCGCCCTGGAGCGCCTGCCCGGCCTCAAGCGCCAACTGGCCGCCAGGGCCGCCGGCTTGGCCCTGCCCGCCGCCAGCCACACCCCGGCCCTGACGCCCTCCGGAGACCGCCATGCACTACGCTGAGATCCAGCCCGACGTGGTGGTGGCCGGCGGCGGCATGGTCGGCGCCGCCTTGGCGGCGGCCCTGGGCGACACCCTGCTGCAAACCCGGGTGGTGGAGCTGCGCCGGCGCGAGCAGGTCGAGGCCGCCGACCCGCTGGAGCGCGCCAGCCTCATCGCCGAGGGCTCGCTGCGCTTCCTGCGCGGGCTCGGCGTGCCGGTGGACGAACTGGGCACGCCGGTGCAGCGCATGCGCGTCTGGGACGCGGAGCGCTTCGGCACCATCCAGCTCGACGCCGAGGAGGTGGGCGCCGCCGAGCTGGGCCGCATCGTGGAGAACCGCAAGCTGGAACAGGCCCTGCACCGCGCCCTGGCCGGCCGCGGCAACGTGCAGGTCCACTACGGCGCGCAGGTGCGCGACCCGTGGTTCCTGGAAGACGAGATCGCCGTGGAGGTGGACGGCCAGCGCTGGCATACCCGGCTGCTGGCCATTGCCGAAGGCCGTGAATCGGCCCTGCGCCGCGCCCTGGGCATTCCCACCCTGCGCAGCGACTACCAGCAGCTGGGCATCATCGCCACCGTGCAGGTGGAGCGGCCGCACCAGTGCGTGGCCTACCAGCGCTTTCTGCCCAGCGGCCCGCTGGCGCTGCTGCCCTTCTCCCCGGCGCCGGACGGCGGCCCGCGCTGCTCCATGGTCTGGAGCGCCCGCGCGCCGGTGGCGCGCACCCTGATGGACCTGGAGGATGCGCAGTTTCTCACCCGTCTCAACGAAACCTTCGGTCCGCAGCTCGGTCGTATTCATGGCATCGGCCCGCGCGCGGCCTTTCCCTTGAGCGCCCTGCACGCCGACAGCTACATCGGCCGCCGTAGCGTGCTGCTGGGCGACACCGCCCATGGCGTGCACCCGCTGGCCGGCCTGGGCGTCAATCTGGGCCTGCGCGATGCCGCCTGCCTGGCGGAGCTGGTCAAGGACGCGGCGCGGCGCGGCGATGACTGGGGCGAACGGCGGCTGCTGCGCCGCTACGAGACCCTGCGCCGCCCGGACAACCTGGCCACCCTGGCGGCCACGGACGGAATCAACCGCCTCTTTTCCAACGACATCGCCCCCGTGGCCTGGCTGCGCGATCTGGGCATGCTCGCCACCCAGGTGGCCTTGCCCGTGAAGCGCTTCCTCATCCGGCAGGCCATGGGCATCCAATAACTCGACAAGGAGCCAACACCATGATCAGGAACACCCTCATCGACGAAGTGGTCCGCGGCATTACCGAAACCGTGGTGAAG is from Thermithiobacillus tepidarius DSM 3134 and encodes:
- the glnK gene encoding P-II family nitrogen regulator; its protein translation is MKLIIAVIKPFKLDDVREALSEIGVQGVTVTEVKGFGRQKGHTELYRGAEYVVDFLPKVKLDVVVPDELLEQAIDAIERAARTGKIGDGKIFVQDVERAVRIRTGEVDGEAL
- a CDS encoding TorF family putative porin; this translates as MRPFNKKIQTLALPTLGAVLLGCALPASAEISGNVGVVSDYIFRGISQNVGRAVAVQGGLSYSHASGLSLSYWGSSVDYGDLPVGGGGGLENDLILGYGGKVGDFGYGLGVIGYLYTGSRSIDDNNTVELNGKLSYGPAVLNVYYALQDAAWTSAGDVYVNLAGSFPLSQDFTLGANAGMYFFNKDDTRFISGRTKSSSFTDATVSLSHPLPVKGSAMSVNYTFGGKDAFGNDLENNAWLGLNLSF
- a CDS encoding FAD-dependent monooxygenase, giving the protein MAETMQVDVAILGAGPVGLSLALALADSHLSVALLDTFPAPRAAVPASAPERTIALSLGSSRILASLGVAAYLDDAAPITHIQVSQAGLSGVVRLDAGLLGESFLGQVVELDRVRAAIAHALPASTNLVQMATGPLQALQQHGDAVAVHSAKGVVRAQLLVGADGGQGGLAPLAGLARLGWDHNRYACIASVKTARAPAGIAYEHFLPSGPLAFLPFTEDRFSIVWSLTPSEAARLQTLDDAGFLDQLNRHLPPGLGRVVATGPRAQLPLGFQRLLARPDRRLALIGNAAQTLHPVAGQGFNLGLRDAVTLAAMLKAAAERGEDIGGPLLLSRYLASRRWDAVQVIGFTEGLNRLFSSDFLPLQLARAAGLAALERLPGLKRQLAARAAGLALPAASHTPALTPSGDRHALR
- a CDS encoding FAD-dependent monooxygenase, which encodes MHYAEIQPDVVVAGGGMVGAALAAALGDTLLQTRVVELRRREQVEAADPLERASLIAEGSLRFLRGLGVPVDELGTPVQRMRVWDAERFGTIQLDAEEVGAAELGRIVENRKLEQALHRALAGRGNVQVHYGAQVRDPWFLEDEIAVEVDGQRWHTRLLAIAEGRESALRRALGIPTLRSDYQQLGIIATVQVERPHQCVAYQRFLPSGPLALLPFSPAPDGGPRCSMVWSARAPVARTLMDLEDAQFLTRLNETFGPQLGRIHGIGPRAAFPLSALHADSYIGRRSVLLGDTAHGVHPLAGLGVNLGLRDAACLAELVKDAARRGDDWGERRLLRRYETLRRPDNLATLAATDGINRLFSNDIAPVAWLRDLGMLATQVALPVKRFLIRQAMGIQ